One Monomorium pharaonis isolate MP-MQ-018 chromosome 4, ASM1337386v2, whole genome shotgun sequence DNA segment encodes these proteins:
- the LOC118645334 gene encoding uncharacterized protein LOC118645334: MCTKFRELSVQDRHKVAVDKRLCFNCLGRHSVRLCKSLRGCKKCSELTFVTENLIRQLNIPRQYSGIFITGIGGNEYTQTRGVVSLTLRSTHSNSTAEVQAHILKTVTSILPSFETEPEEWPHLKHLGLADPEFLIPRPVDILIGADAYGQIIKPNIRWLVLGPVNKKTTCTSTHHATIQSNEDALNELLTKFWIQEEVPTHDVNRLTPDEQRCKEHFKMTHSRDPSGRYTVRIPLKSPADLLSDSYHAAHQCLKGLRKRLSRDASYQRLYQQFMTEYETLNMTKAPSISSHRSHFYLPHHGVLKPDSTTTKLRVVFNGSSASTSGYSINDLMYTGAKLHLNISDVLLWIRRHRHIFATDITKMYRQIKIHEDDWDLQRILWIDDQLNEVPYHLTTVTYGTKAAPFLAVRTLLQLVEDEGHRFLLAVPSITHGR, from the exons ATGTGTACCAAATTTCGAGAACTGTCGGTACAAGATCGACACAAGGTCGCAGTGGACAAGCGCCTCTGTTTCAACTGCCTAGGGCGCCACAGCGTCCGATTATGCAAAAGCCTGAGAGGATGCAAGAAGT GCTCAGAACTCACCTTCGTTACGGAGAATCTCATTCGACAGCTCAACATCCCTCGTCAATACTCAGGTATTTTCATCACTGGAATTGGAGGCAACGAGTATACTCAGACACGAGGAGTCGTGTCGCTCACTTTACGTTCAACACATTCAAACTCGACTGCCGAAGTCCAGGCTCACATTCTCAAGACAGTTACATCAATCTTACCATCCTTTGAAACGGAACCGGAAGAATGGCCGCATCTCAAACACTTGGGATTAGCCGATCCTGAATTCCTCATTCCGCGGCCGGTTGACATCCTCATCGGAGCGGACGCCTACGGGCAAATCATCAAGCCCAACATCAG ATGGCTCGTTCTTGGACCAGTTAACAAGAAGACAACATGCACATCAACGCATCATGCTACTATTCAATCCAACGAAGATGCTCTTAATGAGTTGTTGACAAAATTCTGGATTCAAGAGGAGGTGCCTACTCATGATGTTAATCGACTCACCCCTGACGAACAGAGATGCAAGGAGCACTTTAAAATGACACACTCTCGCGATCCTTCAGGGAGGTATACCGTCCGGATTCCACTTAAGTCACCAGCAGATCTTTTGAGTGATTCCTACCACGCCGCTCATCAATGTCTTAAAGGATTACGCAAGCGACTCTCAAGGGATGCGAGCTATCAACGTCTTTATCAACAGTTCATGACTGAATACGAAACACTCAACATGACGAAGGCACCATCTATCTCCAGTCATCgctcacatttttatttgccgCATCATGGTGTTCTCAAGCCTGACAGTACAACAACGAAACTGCGGGTGGTTTTCAATGGCTCTAGCGCATCTACATCAGGATACTCTATCAACGACCTCATGTATACTGGAGCAAAACTGCATCTGAACATCTCAGATGTTCTATTGTGGATACGTAGACATCGTCACATTTTCGCCACAGACATCACAAAGATGTACAGGCAGATCAAGATTCACGAGGATGACTGGGATTTACAACGGATACTATGGATAGACGATCAGCTCAATGAAGTGCCATATCACCTAACAACCGTCACTTATGGGACAAAGGCCGCACCGTTCTTGGCTGTACGAACTCTGCTACAATTAGTAGAAGATGAAGGACATAGATTTCTACTGGCTGTGCCATCCATCACTCACGGCAGATAG